In one window of Lacticaseibacillus casei DSM 20011 = JCM 1134 = ATCC 393 DNA:
- a CDS encoding LPXTG cell wall anchor domain-containing protein yields MSQTGNLGRSAALVGAATLPVTGEHIFNFLPIVGSVLILAIALFSGYNFFLRKWYNVK; encoded by the coding sequence ATGTCACAAACTGGAAACTTAGGAAGATCCGCAGCTTTAGTGGGAGCTGCCACTTTACCTGTAACTGGTGAACATATTTTTAACTTTTTGCCAATAGTTGGAAGTGTTTTAATTTTAGCTATTGCACTTTTTAGTGGGTACAATTTTTTCCTTAGAAAATGGTATAACGTTAAATGA
- a CDS encoding glycosyltransferase: MFITFWFANVYDYQFIKYRYAHHRRIKRFSPSISVIVPAFNEEKAIIQTLASICRSTYKKISIVVVDDGSSDNTAILVKEFIEVHPDNDIKLIQQPNSGKSVAINNALFNYDNSVLTMVLDADSLLKEDAIEKMVKWFLNPKIVALAMNVKMLTLPTFIGECQRFEFISAYRGKCAEHVLKTLYIIGGIGSTFRTDKLKNIGGYDTNTPTEDIDLTLKLLSRYGNKDNIIGYANDAVAYTQPVKKFKSLIKQRYRWKYGRFIAFVKYHNLFFNMDKKFSKMLTFFQLPLAVFQELFMLVEPFVYLYLLFVTIYFQDLGMFIAMVSYVFVVISLSVTASRESLKSKLLLLCTAPFNFFLSYILTIVEYVSLINSILHLHSIVDYNNNHANWSHVERL, translated from the coding sequence ATGTTTATCACTTTCTGGTTTGCAAATGTGTATGACTATCAGTTTATAAAATACAGATATGCTCATCACAGGAGGATAAAGCGTTTTAGTCCTTCAATATCAGTTATTGTTCCCGCTTTTAATGAAGAAAAGGCCATAATCCAAACACTGGCCTCAATTTGCAGAAGTACTTATAAAAAAATCAGCATTGTAGTAGTTGATGATGGTTCGTCTGATAACACAGCTATTTTGGTCAAAGAATTTATCGAAGTTCATCCTGATAATGATATCAAACTGATTCAGCAACCAAACTCAGGAAAGTCTGTAGCAATCAATAACGCCCTGTTTAATTATGACAATTCTGTCCTAACAATGGTTCTCGATGCCGATTCTCTCCTAAAAGAAGATGCCATAGAGAAAATGGTCAAATGGTTTTTGAACCCCAAAATAGTCGCACTTGCTATGAACGTGAAGATGTTAACCTTACCAACCTTTATTGGAGAATGCCAGCGTTTTGAATTCATAAGTGCTTATAGAGGTAAATGCGCTGAACACGTCTTGAAAACGCTTTACATCATAGGAGGCATTGGGTCTACTTTTAGAACAGATAAGCTTAAAAATATTGGTGGATACGACACGAACACTCCGACCGAAGACATTGATCTGACTTTAAAACTTCTCTCTAGGTATGGTAATAAAGATAACATTATAGGATATGCCAATGATGCAGTAGCCTATACCCAACCTGTGAAAAAGTTTAAATCTTTGATCAAACAGAGATATCGTTGGAAATATGGACGCTTCATAGCATTCGTAAAATATCACAATTTATTTTTCAACATGGATAAAAAGTTTAGTAAGATGCTAACTTTTTTCCAGTTGCCGCTTGCAGTTTTCCAGGAACTATTTATGCTTGTAGAACCTTTTGTGTATTTGTATTTATTATTTGTTACAATTTATTTCCAAGATTTAGGAATGTTTATTGCGATGGTGTCTTACGTGTTTGTAGTTATTTCATTATCAGTAACAGCTTCGAGAGAATCGTTAAAATCAAAGTTGTTGCTTCTGTGTACCGCACCATTCAATTTTTTTCTTTCTTACATTTTGACAATTGTTGAATATGTTTCATTGATTAACTCTATACTTCACTTACATTCTATAGTTGACTATAATAACAACCATGCAAATTGGAGTCATGTAGAGCGCCTATGA
- a CDS encoding IS30 family transposase, whose protein sequence is MSPYTHLILKDRESILLGISTGKTLDTIAKEIGRSKSTVSREIARNGGWRSYSAATAQDRYRRVRLASRRPRILDRPGTRDAVIRYITVLHWSPEQIAGRLSLEGSPIRISYSTIYRGIYLDNLGVPLKSHGARGLPRLLRHRGKTRKIKGTINERRGRFNDVPSIHDRPRSAENRSWFGHWEGDTVRGKTGHSALVTLVDRKSRYLLSKRTANAKADTVRDVMIELLGALPANRVRTVTPDRGREFARYRELAERLNTKVFFPDPHAPQQRGTNENTNGLIREYFPKNTDLDLQSDQEIETYIEQLNNRPRKVLGWKTPSEVFMGKKLHLS, encoded by the coding sequence ATGAGTCCGTACACCCATCTTATCTTAAAAGACCGTGAATCGATACTGCTTGGTATCTCTACAGGCAAAACTCTTGATACCATCGCCAAAGAGATAGGTCGTTCCAAGAGTACAGTCAGCCGTGAAATTGCACGTAACGGCGGCTGGCGGAGCTATTCGGCAGCCACCGCTCAGGACCGCTACCGGCGGGTTCGCTTGGCTAGCAGGCGTCCTCGGATCCTCGATCGACCGGGGACTCGTGACGCTGTCATTCGATATATCACGGTGCTACATTGGTCCCCTGAGCAGATTGCCGGTCGCTTGTCACTAGAAGGCAGTCCTATTCGCATCAGCTATTCGACTATCTACAGAGGTATCTACCTAGATAATCTCGGCGTTCCATTGAAGAGCCATGGTGCTCGCGGGCTACCAAGGCTGCTTCGACACCGAGGCAAGACGCGCAAAATCAAAGGCACCATAAATGAACGCCGGGGGCGCTTCAATGACGTGCCATCAATTCACGACCGACCCCGGTCGGCAGAAAATCGCAGCTGGTTTGGTCACTGGGAAGGCGATACAGTACGCGGTAAAACAGGACACTCTGCATTAGTAACATTAGTTGACCGTAAATCACGCTATCTGCTTTCGAAGCGAACGGCCAACGCAAAAGCTGACACTGTTAGAGACGTCATGATTGAGCTGCTTGGTGCCTTACCAGCTAACCGAGTAAGAACAGTGACTCCTGACCGTGGAAGGGAGTTTGCCCGGTACAGGGAGCTGGCAGAACGTCTGAATACAAAGGTCTTCTTTCCTGACCCACACGCGCCTCAACAACGAGGAACTAACGAAAACACCAACGGACTGATTAGAGAATACTTTCCCAAGAACACAGACCTAGACCTTCAGAGCGACCAGGAAATTGAGACTTACATTGAACAACTGAATAATCGACCACGCAAGGTCTTAGGCTGGAAGACGCCATCAGAAGTCTTCATGGGTAAAAAGTTGCACTTGAGTTGA
- a CDS encoding HNH endonuclease encodes MHECNEPLCHAIVPVSERYCAKHKAIHEQQWQAKKASYRRSKLATAVKSSKGKRYDQTERDPVAKAFYHSSRWTKVRDATYARDGATCQVCGNIVQERKIVDHIVPRRCSPEQALDSANLWCLCYKCHFRKTKLEQIISQQTHGDTKLKHLDRTFWTKVLRTDLQFKCNKLVK; translated from the coding sequence GTGCATGAATGCAATGAGCCGTTATGCCATGCAATAGTGCCAGTTTCTGAAAGGTACTGTGCAAAGCATAAGGCCATACATGAGCAGCAATGGCAAGCCAAGAAGGCCAGCTACAGGCGGTCAAAGTTGGCAACGGCAGTCAAATCAAGCAAGGGCAAAAGGTACGACCAAACAGAGCGAGACCCAGTTGCAAAAGCATTTTACCATTCATCAAGGTGGACAAAGGTACGAGACGCCACATATGCCCGTGATGGAGCAACCTGTCAAGTGTGTGGCAACATTGTTCAAGAGCGAAAGATAGTCGACCATATCGTGCCAAGACGGTGTTCACCAGAGCAAGCATTAGATTCAGCCAACCTATGGTGCTTGTGCTACAAGTGTCACTTTAGGAAGACAAAGCTAGAACAGATAATCAGTCAGCAAACACACGGGGACACCAAATTGAAACATTTGGATCGCACATTTTGGACGAAAGTTTTGAGGACGGATTTACAATTCAAGTGCAACAAATTAGTCAAATAG
- a CDS encoding single-stranded DNA-binding protein, protein MNNYSAIGRIAMDPKIGNGVLTSLLAIKRIYKSSDKIDTDFIPITLFGHQAENFNRLTSKGDKIGIVGSIKTSKYADENGEVRFGWSVVVNHFYLLSTKPHNDASRDSSPQLSDATVNSLSTKLNGLVKDSDLPF, encoded by the coding sequence ATGAATAATTACTCAGCAATTGGACGCATCGCAATGGACCCCAAAATTGGCAATGGTGTTTTAACAAGTCTGTTGGCCATCAAGCGAATCTATAAATCAAGTGACAAGATTGACACTGACTTTATACCCATCACACTTTTTGGACATCAAGCGGAAAACTTTAACCGGTTAACAAGCAAGGGTGACAAGATTGGCATTGTTGGCTCAATTAAGACCAGCAAATATGCAGATGAAAATGGTGAGGTGCGCTTTGGGTGGAGTGTGGTGGTTAATCATTTCTATTTGCTCTCCACTAAGCCACACAATGATGCATCAAGGGATTCATCACCACAGCTGAGTGATGCAACGGTTAACTCGCTTAGTACAAAATTAAATGGGCTTGTTAAGGATAGCGACTTGCCATTTTGA
- a CDS encoding HNH endonuclease gives MNTIEKEPYVDFEAIAVIVAKVDLRDLYQIGDKLPLNSPYLPEVVQCPAPFSHYAVSQSGMVYSRKFNRPLLQRVNNCGYKAVHVVKDDNKALFTGVHRLIALTFCDNKWKLKEVSHIDDNKLNNCASNLEFITRKDNLNKVHRQKLMKSAGGHGRSVRKVNDDGSFQEYRSIKSAAEANGLSNTSVAGSANGTLHLNKPFYFSFVK, from the coding sequence ATGAATACAATTGAAAAAGAGCCATATGTTGATTTTGAAGCGATAGCTGTTATTGTTGCAAAGGTTGACCTGCGTGACTTATATCAAATTGGTGATAAGTTGCCTCTAAACAGCCCATATTTGCCAGAAGTAGTACAATGCCCAGCACCTTTTAGCCATTATGCAGTTAGTCAGTCTGGCATGGTTTATAGCCGGAAATTCAATAGGCCGCTTTTGCAACGTGTAAATAATTGTGGTTATAAAGCTGTTCATGTGGTGAAAGATGACAATAAGGCATTATTTACAGGCGTGCATAGGCTGATTGCTCTTACATTCTGTGACAATAAGTGGAAACTTAAAGAAGTCTCACATATTGATGACAACAAGTTGAACAACTGCGCTTCTAACCTAGAGTTTATAACGCGCAAAGACAACTTGAACAAAGTGCATCGTCAAAAATTGATGAAATCAGCTGGTGGGCATGGTCGTTCGGTTCGGAAAGTGAACGATGACGGTTCATTTCAAGAATACCGTAGCATCAAGTCAGCAGCAGAGGCAAATGGGTTAAGCAACACATCAGTAGCAGGGTCAGCTAATGGCACGTTACACCTTAACAAGCCTTTTTACTTTTCTTTTGTAAAATGA